The proteins below come from a single Triticum aestivum cultivar Chinese Spring chromosome 5D, IWGSC CS RefSeq v2.1, whole genome shotgun sequence genomic window:
- the LOC123123122 gene encoding casein kinase 1 isoform X4 has protein sequence MEHIIAGKFKLGRKIGSGSFGELYLGINIQNGEEVGIKLEPVKSKHPQLHYESKVYMLMQGGSGIPHLKWYGVEGEYNVMVIDLLGPSLEDLFNSCNRKFTMKTTLMLADQLITRVEYMHSKGFLHRDIKPDNFLMGLGRKANQVYIIDYGLAKKYKDLQTHKHIPYRENKNLTGTARYASVNTHLGIEQSRRDDLESVGYLLLYFLRGSLPWQGLKAGTKKQKYDRISEKKMLTPAEVLCKSYPSEFISYFHYCRSLRFEDRPDYSYLKKLFRDVFVREGYQFDYVFDWTALKYPHMSSSNKLVRPSGRLAGVGPSVERTERPSGQEIRDRFTGAVEAFARRNSSSGRHGHGDHSRHKSIADSFSSSREALAADTEKTHILSRTGSSSKMAGTPSSRPTSSGDCTGRLFSGSGGSSSRPSSSTVQRLHQSGGSGAENGSSAPVPIARNAPGRSSRRDSHSAFRSFERLSISADRRK, from the exons ATGGAGCATATTATCGCGGGCAAGTTTAAGCTTGGGAGGAAGATTGGGAGTGGCTCGTTTGGGGAGCTGTACCTTG GTATTAATATACAGAATGGTGAGGAAGTGGGAATAAAGTTG GAACCCGTGAAATCGAAGCATCCGCAGCTGCACTATGAATCAAAAGTTTACATGCTGATGCAGGGTGGAA GCGGTATCCCACATCTCAAGTGGTATGGTGTCGAGGGAGAGTACAATGTTATGGTGATTGATCTTCTTGGCCCAAGCTTGGAGGACTTATTCAATTCCTGCAACAGGAAATTTACTATGAAAACAACCCTTATGCTTGCTGATCAACTA ATAACACGGGTGGAATACATGCATTCCAAAGGATTTCTTCACCGTGACATCAAGCCAGACAACTTCCTTATGGGCTTAGGCCGGAAAGCTAATCAG GTTTATATAATTGACTATGGGCTTGCTAAGAAATACAAGGACCTCCAGACTCATAAACACATCCCCTACAG GGAGAATAAAAATCTGACAGGAACAGCACGCTATGCTAGTGTGAATACTCATCTTGGAATAG AACAAAGCAGGAGAGATGATCTAGAGTCTGTTGGTTATCTTCTACTGTATTTTTTGAGAGGAAG TCTCCCATGGCAGGGTCTTAAAGCTGGCACTAAGAAACAAAAGTATGATAGAATTagtgaaaagaaaatgcttaccccGGCAGAG GTTCTGTGCAAATCTTATCCATCGGAGTTCATCTCATATTTCCACTATTGTCGTTCCCTGAGATTCGAAGACAGACCAGATTACTCTTACTTGAAGAAACTATTTCGGGATGTATTTGTTCGTGAAG GATATCAATTTGATTATGTATTTGACTGGACCGCACTCAAGTATCCTCATATGAGTTCCAGTAACAAGCTTGTTCGA CCGAGTGGAAGATTGGCTGGAGTTGGCCCATCTGTTGAGAGAACAGAAAGACCTTCAG GACAAGAGATCCGGGATAGATTCACCGGTGCTGTGGAGGCATTTGCCAGAAGAAACTCGAGCTCCGGTCGCCACGGACACGGAGACCATTCGAGGCACAAAAGCATTGCGGATTCATTCAGTTCATCTAGAGAAGCT CTTGCTGCTGATACGGAGAAAACACACATCTTGTCCCGGACTGGGAGCTCATCGAAGATGGCTGGCACGCCATCCAGCCGGCCAACCTCTTCAGGGGACTGCACCGGTCGGTTGTTCTCGGGAAGTGGCGGCAGCAGCAGCCGCCCGTCGTCGTCGACTGTTCAAAGGCTCCACCAATCCGGAGGCAGCGGTGCGGAGAACGGCTCGTCTGCACCCGTACCCATCGCCCGGAACGCACCAGGGAGATCAAGCCGACGGGACAGCCACTCGGCATTCCGGAGCTTCGAGCGCCTGTCGATCAGCGCTGACAGAAGGAAGTAA
- the LOC123123122 gene encoding casein kinase 1 isoform X3: MEHIIAGKFKLGRKIGSGSFGELYLGINIQNGEEVGIKLEPVKSKHPQLHYESKVYMLMQGGSGIPHLKWYGVEGEYNVMVIDLLGPSLEDLFNSCNRKFTMKTTLMLADQLITRVEYMHSKGFLHRDIKPDNFLMGLGRKANQVYIIDYGLAKKYKDLQTHKHIPYRENKNLTGTARYASVNTHLGIEQSRRDDLESVGYLLLYFLRGSLPWQGLKAGTKKQKYDRISEKKMLTPAEVLCKSYPSEFISYFHYCRSLRFEDRPDYSYLKKLFRDVFVREGYQFDYVFDWTALKYPHMSSSNKLVRPSGRLAGVGPSVERTERPSVGQEIRDRFTGAVEAFARRNSSSGRHGHGDHSRHKSIADSFSSSREALAADTEKTHILSRTGSSSKMAGTPSSRPTSSGDCTGRLFSGSGGSSSRPSSSTVQRLHQSGGSGAENGSSAPVPIARNAPGRSSRRDSHSAFRSFERLSISADRRK; the protein is encoded by the exons ATGGAGCATATTATCGCGGGCAAGTTTAAGCTTGGGAGGAAGATTGGGAGTGGCTCGTTTGGGGAGCTGTACCTTG GTATTAATATACAGAATGGTGAGGAAGTGGGAATAAAGTTG GAACCCGTGAAATCGAAGCATCCGCAGCTGCACTATGAATCAAAAGTTTACATGCTGATGCAGGGTGGAA GCGGTATCCCACATCTCAAGTGGTATGGTGTCGAGGGAGAGTACAATGTTATGGTGATTGATCTTCTTGGCCCAAGCTTGGAGGACTTATTCAATTCCTGCAACAGGAAATTTACTATGAAAACAACCCTTATGCTTGCTGATCAACTA ATAACACGGGTGGAATACATGCATTCCAAAGGATTTCTTCACCGTGACATCAAGCCAGACAACTTCCTTATGGGCTTAGGCCGGAAAGCTAATCAG GTTTATATAATTGACTATGGGCTTGCTAAGAAATACAAGGACCTCCAGACTCATAAACACATCCCCTACAG GGAGAATAAAAATCTGACAGGAACAGCACGCTATGCTAGTGTGAATACTCATCTTGGAATAG AACAAAGCAGGAGAGATGATCTAGAGTCTGTTGGTTATCTTCTACTGTATTTTTTGAGAGGAAG TCTCCCATGGCAGGGTCTTAAAGCTGGCACTAAGAAACAAAAGTATGATAGAATTagtgaaaagaaaatgcttaccccGGCAGAG GTTCTGTGCAAATCTTATCCATCGGAGTTCATCTCATATTTCCACTATTGTCGTTCCCTGAGATTCGAAGACAGACCAGATTACTCTTACTTGAAGAAACTATTTCGGGATGTATTTGTTCGTGAAG GATATCAATTTGATTATGTATTTGACTGGACCGCACTCAAGTATCCTCATATGAGTTCCAGTAACAAGCTTGTTCGA CCGAGTGGAAGATTGGCTGGAGTTGGCCCATCTGTTGAGAGAACAGAAAGACCTTCAG TAGGACAAGAGATCCGGGATAGATTCACCGGTGCTGTGGAGGCATTTGCCAGAAGAAACTCGAGCTCCGGTCGCCACGGACACGGAGACCATTCGAGGCACAAAAGCATTGCGGATTCATTCAGTTCATCTAGAGAAGCT CTTGCTGCTGATACGGAGAAAACACACATCTTGTCCCGGACTGGGAGCTCATCGAAGATGGCTGGCACGCCATCCAGCCGGCCAACCTCTTCAGGGGACTGCACCGGTCGGTTGTTCTCGGGAAGTGGCGGCAGCAGCAGCCGCCCGTCGTCGTCGACTGTTCAAAGGCTCCACCAATCCGGAGGCAGCGGTGCGGAGAACGGCTCGTCTGCACCCGTACCCATCGCCCGGAACGCACCAGGGAGATCAAGCCGACGGGACAGCCACTCGGCATTCCGGAGCTTCGAGCGCCTGTCGATCAGCGCTGACAGAAGGAAGTAA
- the LOC123123122 gene encoding casein kinase 1 isoform X2: MEHIIAGKFKLGRKIGSGSFGELYLGINIQNGEEVGIKLEPVKSKHPQLHYESKVYMLMQGGSGIPHLKWYGVEGEYNVMVIDLLGPSLEDLFNSCNRKFTMKTTLMLADQLITRVEYMHSKGFLHRDIKPDNFLMGLGRKANQVYIIDYGLAKKYKDLQTHKHIPYRENKNLTGTARYASVNTHLGIEQSRRDDLESVGYLLLYFLRGSLPWQGLKAGTKKQKYDRISEKKMLTPAEVLCKSYPSEFISYFHYCRSLRFEDRPDYSYLKKLFRDVFVREGYQFDYVFDWTALKYPHMSSSNKLVRQPSGRLAGVGPSVERTERPSGQEIRDRFTGAVEAFARRNSSSGRHGHGDHSRHKSIADSFSSSREALAADTEKTHILSRTGSSSKMAGTPSSRPTSSGDCTGRLFSGSGGSSSRPSSSTVQRLHQSGGSGAENGSSAPVPIARNAPGRSSRRDSHSAFRSFERLSISADRRK; encoded by the exons ATGGAGCATATTATCGCGGGCAAGTTTAAGCTTGGGAGGAAGATTGGGAGTGGCTCGTTTGGGGAGCTGTACCTTG GTATTAATATACAGAATGGTGAGGAAGTGGGAATAAAGTTG GAACCCGTGAAATCGAAGCATCCGCAGCTGCACTATGAATCAAAAGTTTACATGCTGATGCAGGGTGGAA GCGGTATCCCACATCTCAAGTGGTATGGTGTCGAGGGAGAGTACAATGTTATGGTGATTGATCTTCTTGGCCCAAGCTTGGAGGACTTATTCAATTCCTGCAACAGGAAATTTACTATGAAAACAACCCTTATGCTTGCTGATCAACTA ATAACACGGGTGGAATACATGCATTCCAAAGGATTTCTTCACCGTGACATCAAGCCAGACAACTTCCTTATGGGCTTAGGCCGGAAAGCTAATCAG GTTTATATAATTGACTATGGGCTTGCTAAGAAATACAAGGACCTCCAGACTCATAAACACATCCCCTACAG GGAGAATAAAAATCTGACAGGAACAGCACGCTATGCTAGTGTGAATACTCATCTTGGAATAG AACAAAGCAGGAGAGATGATCTAGAGTCTGTTGGTTATCTTCTACTGTATTTTTTGAGAGGAAG TCTCCCATGGCAGGGTCTTAAAGCTGGCACTAAGAAACAAAAGTATGATAGAATTagtgaaaagaaaatgcttaccccGGCAGAG GTTCTGTGCAAATCTTATCCATCGGAGTTCATCTCATATTTCCACTATTGTCGTTCCCTGAGATTCGAAGACAGACCAGATTACTCTTACTTGAAGAAACTATTTCGGGATGTATTTGTTCGTGAAG GATATCAATTTGATTATGTATTTGACTGGACCGCACTCAAGTATCCTCATATGAGTTCCAGTAACAAGCTTGTTCGA CAGCCGAGTGGAAGATTGGCTGGAGTTGGCCCATCTGTTGAGAGAACAGAAAGACCTTCAG GACAAGAGATCCGGGATAGATTCACCGGTGCTGTGGAGGCATTTGCCAGAAGAAACTCGAGCTCCGGTCGCCACGGACACGGAGACCATTCGAGGCACAAAAGCATTGCGGATTCATTCAGTTCATCTAGAGAAGCT CTTGCTGCTGATACGGAGAAAACACACATCTTGTCCCGGACTGGGAGCTCATCGAAGATGGCTGGCACGCCATCCAGCCGGCCAACCTCTTCAGGGGACTGCACCGGTCGGTTGTTCTCGGGAAGTGGCGGCAGCAGCAGCCGCCCGTCGTCGTCGACTGTTCAAAGGCTCCACCAATCCGGAGGCAGCGGTGCGGAGAACGGCTCGTCTGCACCCGTACCCATCGCCCGGAACGCACCAGGGAGATCAAGCCGACGGGACAGCCACTCGGCATTCCGGAGCTTCGAGCGCCTGTCGATCAGCGCTGACAGAAGGAAGTAA
- the LOC123123122 gene encoding casein kinase 1 isoform X1 codes for MEHIIAGKFKLGRKIGSGSFGELYLGINIQNGEEVGIKLEPVKSKHPQLHYESKVYMLMQGGSGIPHLKWYGVEGEYNVMVIDLLGPSLEDLFNSCNRKFTMKTTLMLADQLITRVEYMHSKGFLHRDIKPDNFLMGLGRKANQVYIIDYGLAKKYKDLQTHKHIPYRENKNLTGTARYASVNTHLGIEQSRRDDLESVGYLLLYFLRGSLPWQGLKAGTKKQKYDRISEKKMLTPAEVLCKSYPSEFISYFHYCRSLRFEDRPDYSYLKKLFRDVFVREGYQFDYVFDWTALKYPHMSSSNKLVRQPSGRLAGVGPSVERTERPSVGQEIRDRFTGAVEAFARRNSSSGRHGHGDHSRHKSIADSFSSSREALAADTEKTHILSRTGSSSKMAGTPSSRPTSSGDCTGRLFSGSGGSSSRPSSSTVQRLHQSGGSGAENGSSAPVPIARNAPGRSSRRDSHSAFRSFERLSISADRRK; via the exons ATGGAGCATATTATCGCGGGCAAGTTTAAGCTTGGGAGGAAGATTGGGAGTGGCTCGTTTGGGGAGCTGTACCTTG GTATTAATATACAGAATGGTGAGGAAGTGGGAATAAAGTTG GAACCCGTGAAATCGAAGCATCCGCAGCTGCACTATGAATCAAAAGTTTACATGCTGATGCAGGGTGGAA GCGGTATCCCACATCTCAAGTGGTATGGTGTCGAGGGAGAGTACAATGTTATGGTGATTGATCTTCTTGGCCCAAGCTTGGAGGACTTATTCAATTCCTGCAACAGGAAATTTACTATGAAAACAACCCTTATGCTTGCTGATCAACTA ATAACACGGGTGGAATACATGCATTCCAAAGGATTTCTTCACCGTGACATCAAGCCAGACAACTTCCTTATGGGCTTAGGCCGGAAAGCTAATCAG GTTTATATAATTGACTATGGGCTTGCTAAGAAATACAAGGACCTCCAGACTCATAAACACATCCCCTACAG GGAGAATAAAAATCTGACAGGAACAGCACGCTATGCTAGTGTGAATACTCATCTTGGAATAG AACAAAGCAGGAGAGATGATCTAGAGTCTGTTGGTTATCTTCTACTGTATTTTTTGAGAGGAAG TCTCCCATGGCAGGGTCTTAAAGCTGGCACTAAGAAACAAAAGTATGATAGAATTagtgaaaagaaaatgcttaccccGGCAGAG GTTCTGTGCAAATCTTATCCATCGGAGTTCATCTCATATTTCCACTATTGTCGTTCCCTGAGATTCGAAGACAGACCAGATTACTCTTACTTGAAGAAACTATTTCGGGATGTATTTGTTCGTGAAG GATATCAATTTGATTATGTATTTGACTGGACCGCACTCAAGTATCCTCATATGAGTTCCAGTAACAAGCTTGTTCGA CAGCCGAGTGGAAGATTGGCTGGAGTTGGCCCATCTGTTGAGAGAACAGAAAGACCTTCAG TAGGACAAGAGATCCGGGATAGATTCACCGGTGCTGTGGAGGCATTTGCCAGAAGAAACTCGAGCTCCGGTCGCCACGGACACGGAGACCATTCGAGGCACAAAAGCATTGCGGATTCATTCAGTTCATCTAGAGAAGCT CTTGCTGCTGATACGGAGAAAACACACATCTTGTCCCGGACTGGGAGCTCATCGAAGATGGCTGGCACGCCATCCAGCCGGCCAACCTCTTCAGGGGACTGCACCGGTCGGTTGTTCTCGGGAAGTGGCGGCAGCAGCAGCCGCCCGTCGTCGTCGACTGTTCAAAGGCTCCACCAATCCGGAGGCAGCGGTGCGGAGAACGGCTCGTCTGCACCCGTACCCATCGCCCGGAACGCACCAGGGAGATCAAGCCGACGGGACAGCCACTCGGCATTCCGGAGCTTCGAGCGCCTGTCGATCAGCGCTGACAGAAGGAAGTAA